The Vigna angularis cultivar LongXiaoDou No.4 chromosome 6, ASM1680809v1, whole genome shotgun sequence genome contains the following window.
CCGTCGTCAAGATTATATTGCTAAGTTAATGCCCATCGAGTATAAgagactttttttttgtttttgaaatcgTGAAAATCGCCTCATCGGGTTACAAATGCGAGTACAGGGTATATGGAGATTACCCTGGCGCATTGAATAAAGAGGATCTACCTCTTATTAACATTATAGAAAGAAGCAAATTGTACAACTTATAAATCTTATGTACGTTTATCTGTATTTTTCGTGTACGtgcaaattattttatataaactgtcaattttatccttttttgtAGCTTTTTAAATACTTTCACAAGCATTAGTAATTATTGAGTACAGTCGAATGTActgaaaatacttttaaattaatctcAAATTAGTCAAGTGCATCGCAGCGTTGCAGGGactaaaatgatgaaaatatcattcatataattcattattttaagaaCTATTTAGAAATAGTAATCTTTGAGAGTAAATTTGATGATTACTTTACATTTCGTGAATTGCAAAATGCACAGAACAATTTCATCAATATGGACACTAAAAAATCGCATTTGAAGAAGATTCCATATAACATAAATTCATGAAACAAGACTAGAAAACAAATATCTTTCTTAAACTAGATTGCTAGACATATACTggcattaaaagaaatataacatCCGAGGGTCCCAAGTCCCAAAACAGTAtctaaataatacataaaaccAGTGGTTCTTACATATAGGCTAGTGACAGATGTCAGTCAATAAGCAAGGTATATGATGAGGAAAAATAAAACAGTGATCAACAACATAGTGCTCTGACCATAACGGGTTGAAGCAGAAGGAGTAGTGGGCGCAGCAGCCTGAAAATCAGATAGGGTGGAATACTTATTGTCTGTGATGCCTTGGCCCTGTGGCAGAACCTCAATGTGGAGCTTCAGACCATTTTTGCAGTTCTGAGGTTGGGTGCTCACAAAGTACCTCATTCCTTCACTCTCCAGTGGGATAGCATGCAGACCCTCTCTGTACATTTTGATGGGATTTCTCACATCACACGCCTCATATTCCTCTTTGCTTTTCAGCTCAGCCACCAGTCCCTGTGCCACTGAGTATGCCAGCCCTGCTCGTTTTACACGTCCACATCCCCACATCGTTATTCCTTTTCATACTCATATTAAAATAGACAAACACGGCATAATGACAACAAATTCAATGTCTCGTCATACCTAACAACATTTCTTTTTACAAGGCATGCTACAATACAATACATACAAACTTCTTGTTAGCATTTTTCTTCCTCTAAAATAGACAAATaaaagataagagaaaattacatgataagatgaaaagaaaattattatttcttttcataataCACTTAACCTTTGAAGTCACCGTGTGATTAATCGTTTCATCCTTGCATGCTACTAATcactaatatataaatttttaatagaaCAAGGTATCgcgttaaattaaaaaaagaaaaagtgctACCTACTTTATATGtagtatatataataaaagcaACAAATTGATCCACAAATTCTATACCAACTATTCCCAAGACTCAACTTAAAGGTTTACATGCTACTAAACTAATcacatgaataataatatatgcaattttaacttaatctctatctttaatttattatctcTTCAAGAACCATTAGGttttatttcacaaaaaaaaaatgctgaAACACACCACTGAGCTAAGTCTATACTCCCACTTACTGACCCTACCagtattaaaaataaacctaAAAGATACGCAATGAATGAACTGCCGTCACTCAGCTCCTCCTGTTAAACGAACGCACAGAACAGACGGAAACGCAATCTTTGAAAGCTGACGTGCAattctcttcttttatttttccttatttttctaTAACATAAATGTCATCACAATCAACTCCAAGATCCAGATCGTgtaatgaaaagtaaaaaacaaaataaaaacaggGCACGTTTCAT
Protein-coding sequences here:
- the LOC108342052 gene encoding uclacyanin 1, which codes for MKMGKGIIFTVAMVVICLGGKGVAGHEHHVVGADRGWDPTSDLVSWSSGRIFRVGDQIWLAYSVAQGLVAELKSKEEYEACDVRNPIKMYREGLHAIPLESEGMRYFVSTQPQNCKNGLKLHIEVLPQGQGITDNKYSTLSDFQAAAPTTPSASTRYGQSTMLLITVLFFLIIYLAY